One window of Magallana gigas chromosome 2, xbMagGiga1.1, whole genome shotgun sequence genomic DNA carries:
- the LOC136273222 gene encoding uncharacterized protein, with protein MSKSIYGKKVLKTVVGHRTCGTCHWWRRNRPGIPVRKHRCVQNHNGSARSMESSTGLKGVKELIDEGTPVEYIEGDGDNTLIARLRSELNLEMKKRFDKNHVVKNIGKCLFSLKGKKLSKTVIMHIQKCVKYAFSKNQGNKQGLEENLRGLIPHQFGDHQYCKPRFCGFLRKQGETYQHRSLPYKSALKDTDLRQQLEAVFKPIIANAEQFIDLGSSQQCEHANREVTLRAPKSLHYGNSESIDFKVHATAAFINEGRRYISMAHEESGVSPGKFTEEHAGKRMKRRKEVQEKIQLPSTKLRRLVLKQERAVTQGAQEALEGDSYQSGIGHNEHPDIEKLPDPVVPGCFKPVTLPSAEEPTLVMFDLETTDLIRGRQMPHIVQIAAVELKSEATFNTYVRPKMPQTENARLVTGIVANSSGVSVAGKSVKSDNIHSAADKFIRYLTKFKNVCLIAHNGRRFDFPVLVSTFKNIQKDTQLSSVVTGCVDSLAMFKKCFKNQDSYKQESLYRSLFNETYGAHNAVDDVKALGKLVQHALLSQIDTLSFTFPLKAVIQQLIYNGEKARNYNSLATLVQNAVLSKCMAGKIAGSGLTLGHLKAIKNRDGEDGLRNTFLVKTEGQSRVSCTKKTLDDVVSKLMSAL; from the exons ATGAGCAAGTCAATATACGGAAAGAAAGTACTAAAGACAGTAGTTGGTCACAGGACATGTGGAACTTGCCACTGGTGGAGACGGAATCGTCCTGGCATTCCAGTTAGAAAACATCGATGTGTTCAAAACCATAATGGTAGTGCAAGAAGCATGGAGAGTTCGACTGGTCTCAAAGGAGTAAAGGAGCTGATTGATGAGGGAACACCTGTGGAGTACATTGAAGGGGATGGGGACAATACGTTAATTGCCCGTTTACGATCAGAGCTGAATTTGGAGATGAAGAAGCGTTTTGACAAAAACCATGTGGTGAAAAACATTGGGAAGTGTTTGTTTTCTCTAAAGGGGAAAAAACTAAGTAAAACTGTTATTATGCATATACAAAAGTGCGTGAAATATGCTTTTTCGAAAAATCAGGGTAATAAACAAGGATTAGAAGAAAATCTTAGAGGACTTATTCCACACCAGTTCGGGGACCACCAGTACTGCAAACCAAgattttgtgggtttttgcgtAAACAAGGAGAGACATATCAACACAGAAGCTTGCCATACAAATCAGCATTGAAAGACACAGATTTACGACAACAATTAGAGGCAGTTTTTAAACCTATCATAGCCAATGCTGAACAGTTTATTGATCTTGGATCGAGTCAGCAGTGCGAGCACGCTAATCGTGAGGTAACACTGAGAGCTCCGAAGTCCCTCCATTATGGAAACTCCGAGTCCATCGACTTTAAAGTTCATGCTACTGCAGCTTTTATCAATGAAGGACGAAGATATATCTCAATG GCCCATGAAGAGAGCGGAGTTTCTCCTGGAAAGTTTACCGAAGAACATGCCGGGAAAAGGATGAAGAGACGCAAGGAGGTGCAGGAAAAAATTCAGCTCCCTTCAACAAAGCTAAGACGTCTTGTTCTGAAACAAGAAAGAGCTGTAACTCAGGGAGCCCAGGAAGCACTGGAGGGAGATTCCTATCAGTCTG GTATTGGTCACAATGAGCATcctgatattgaaaaattaCCAGATCCAGTTGTTCCTGGTTGCTTCAAACCAGTGACTCTACCATCAGCAGAAGAGCCTACGTTGGTTATGTTTGATCTTGAAACCACTGACCTTA TACGAGGAAGGCAGATGCCCCATATTGTGCAAATTGCTGCTGTAGAGCTGAAAAGTGAGGCAACATTCAATACCTATGTTCGACCCAAGATGCCTCAGACTGAGAACGCACGACTAGTAACTGGTATTGTTGCAAATTCTAGTGGCGTGTCTGTTGCAGGTAAATCAGTGAAGTCCGACAATATTCATTCTGCTGCAGACAAATTTATCAGATATTTGACAAAATTCAAGAATGTGTGTTTAATAGCTCACAATGGCCGGCGCTTTGATTTTCCTGTACTTGTTTCGACATTCAAAAACATACAGAAAGACACTCAGCTTTCCAGTGTTGTGACTGGTTGTGTAGACAGTCTAGCAATGTTTaagaagtgttttaaaaatcaagattCATACAAGCAGGAAAGTCTTTACCGATCCCTTTTTAACGAAACATACGGTGCCCATAATGCGGTAGACGATGTGAAGGCCCTAGGGAAGCTTGTGCAGCATGCATTGCTATCACAGATAGATACCCTTTCCTTTACATTTCCTCTCAAAGCAGTAATCCAGCAACTAATCTACAATGGTGAAAAAGCTAGAAACTATAATTCCTTGGCAACACTTGTGCAGAATGCTGTTCTTTCAAAGTGTATGGCAGGAAAAATAGCCGGATCTGGGCTGACTCTCGGACATCTTAAGGCGATCAAGAATCGTGATGGTGAAGATGGACTCAGAAACACTTTTCTTGTTAAAACAGAAGGACAATCAAGAGTAAGCTGCACTAAGAAAACACTAGATGATGTTGTATCTAAACTCATGAGTGCTTTGTAA